One region of Trachemys scripta elegans isolate TJP31775 chromosome 8, CAS_Tse_1.0, whole genome shotgun sequence genomic DNA includes:
- the TLX3 gene encoding T-cell leukemia homeobox protein 3 translates to MDQPTNTQTQHQHEPISFGIDQILNSSDQENSSQPAPRGSDNTNYLGSPVSRTSAPYPSLPASFPGIGAPFEDSGSYSVNLSLAPAGVIRVPAHRPIPGAVPPPISSAIPAMPAVPSLGSLNFPWMESSRRFVKDRFTAAAALTPFTVTRRIGHPYQNRTPPKRKKPRTSFSRVQICELEKRFHRQKYLASAERAALAKSLKMTDAQVKTWFQNRRTKWRRQTAEEREAERQQASRLMLQLQHDAFQKSLNDSIQPDPLCLHNSSLFALQNLQPWEEENSKIPPVTSLV, encoded by the exons ATGGATCAGCCAACGAACACACAGACCCAGCATCAACACGAACCCATCAgctttggaattgatcagatttTAAATAGTTCTGATCAGGAAAACTCTTCCCAGCCTGCCCCCAGAGGATCAGACAACACAAATTACCTGGGAAGCCCTGTGAGCAGAACAAGTGCCCCTTATCCTTCCCTTCCAGCTTCCTTCCCTGGCATCGGGGCGCCTTTTGAAGACTCTGGATCTTACAGTGTGAATCTGAGCTTGGCTCCAGCTGGAGTGATCAGGGTGCCAGCTCACAGACCCATCCCTGGGGCTGTGCCACCTCCAATTTCTAGTGCCATCCCAGCTATGCCAGCTGTACCCAGCCTTGGCAGCCTCAACTTCCCTTGGATGGAGAGCAGCAGGAGATTCGTAAAGGACAGATTCACAG CGGCGGCCGCGCTCACCCCCTTCACCGTCACCCGGCGGATCGGGCACCCCTACCAGAACCGCACCCCGCCCAAGCGCAAGAAGCCGCGCACCTCCTTCTCCCGGGTGCAGATCTGCGAGCTGGAGAAGCGCTTCCATCGGCAGAAGTACCTGGCCTCGGCCGAGAGGGCGGCGCTCGCCAAGTCCCTCAAGATGACGGACGCGCAGGTCAAGACCTGGTTCCAGAACAGGCGGACCAAGTGGCG GAGACAGACCGCAGAGGAAAGGGAAGCGGAGAGGCAACAGGCGAGCAGGCTGATGCTCCAACTCCAGCACGACGCTTTCCAGAAATCCTTGAACGATTCAATCCAGCCCGACCCCCTCTGTCTACACAACTCCTCGCTCTTTGCACTGCAGAACCTCCAGCCCTGGGAAGAGGAAAACTCCAAGATCCCACCTGTTACCTCGCTCGTGTAA